The genomic DNA ACTCTGCGCAGCCTTTTCCGTGTCGTAGGTGTCCAAGAGAAAAACAACTTCCGACCGGTTGGCCCGAGCAAAAGCCATAAAGGCATCCTCTTCCCGATCGTGGGCCAAGATAAAGGAATGGGCCATCGTCCCGGAAATGGGGATCCCGTAAAGACGTCCCGCCAAGACGTTGGAAGTCGCATCAAATCCGGCGGCATAACTGGCACGAGCGGCCAGAAGCGCGGCTTCTCCCCCGTGCGCTCGCCGCAAGCCAAACTCCACAAGCCGTTTCTCTTTAGCAACCAGGCGACACCGGACCGCCTTGGAAGCTACCAGGATTTGGTAATGAAGGAGATTGATCAACCGCGATTCAATGAGCTGAGCCTGCGGTAACGGAGCAACCACCTGCACCACCGGTTCCTGGGCAAAGAAGGGTGTTCCCTCGTCCATCGCGTACACGTCCCCTTGGAAACGGAAACCCCGTAAATACTCGAGCGTTTCGGAGGAAAATCGCCCTGTTTTCTCTAACCATTCCAATCCCTCTTGTTCAAAATGGATCTCCTGGAGAAAGTCCAAGACGGTCTCAAGCCCCACTGCTAAAAGAAAATTCCGGTTCGGCGGAAGATTACGACAAAAAAACTCAAAGACCGCCGTTCCTACCAACCCCGATTGAAGATAGGCCTGGACCATGAGCAGCTCGTAAAGGTCCGTTAAAAAGCCACTCTGGATCATCGTGCGTCTTCTCTAACCTTCTCTAGTCGCTTTGTCCTTGCCGGGCCAAAGGGAAGCTCCTCGGGCCTGCATTTGCTTCAAAGCCTTCTCTCCGTCCCCAGGATGCGCGTCCAGCGAACGCACCGCATCGGTTAGGACCACAACCTCGAACCCTCGCTCTAACCCATCCAAAACCGTCCGTGCCACGCAATATTCCGTAGCCAACCCTCCTACGAAAAGACGCCGGACCCCCAGGGCTCGAAGCTCCTCCTCCAGAGATGTTCCTTCAAAACCCGAGTATGCCTCGCAATCCTTCCGGGTCGCTTTGGAAATGATGCAAACGGACTCGGGCAAACGAAGACTCTCCGGGAACCTGGCCCCTTCGGTTCCCGCTACGCAATGGGATGGCCATGGACCTCCCTCCTCCTTAAAGGAACAATGGTTCGGTGGGTGCCAATCTCGCGTAGCAATGACTGGCAGGCCCTTGCGATGAAAAAGTTCTATATACCGGTTAAGAACCGGTATAATCGCGTCTCCTCCCGGAACAGCAAGACGACCTCCGGGCAGAAAATCCTTCTGCACGTCAACAACGACCAATGCATCGCCTGGACCGATCGTCTCCTCCATTGGTATAGAATCAATGTAATAAACTTCTCCATGGCTAAAAGCCAGGAGGTTCCAGGGAATAACGATCTCGTTCTCCGCAGCGGCTCTTCGCTTGTGGTAGAGCCTACCGGCCTGGCTTGGAACGACAAGGGCTACCAGGGGACGGCGCCTTTCCCGTTTTTCCCCTCGATCGGCAACTGGCTCTCTCAGGGGTTCTTAACGTGCGTTGGGAACAACCCCTTAGACTAACACCATTTTTTAACCCGGACGCCGCCTGTCGCAAAAGCGCTTTCCCAGCCGACCAAACCCTTGAACAGGCCAAAGAAAAAAAATTTTTCTAGAAAAAATGTCGCCAGAACCCTGCTTGGAGAGATCCCGTTCTACCTCCCTGGGTACGGCCCGTCGCCGAAGACGCGCGACCCCTTGCAAGAGGATCTTCTTCGGATACTCTCCGGCCTGAGGCTAGAACTGGATTCGTCGGGTCTTCCAGGGATCGATCGCTACAAGTCTCCCACCAGCACTGTTCGCTTCGCGACCGATCCTCTCCACCCACACCTCCGGCAGACGTACCTTCACGCTCCGTAGGCCATTTCTCCTGAAATCTTTTCTAGCCCAGTTTCTTCTCCTCGATCGCCTCTCCGTCCTGGACGATCCCCTTTCGTAGGATTCCCGTCGTGCCAGGTCTTCCGTGCGGAAGCTAGCCCGCCCATGGGCTAGGCCCAGATCCTGCACCCAGCGCTGGTAGCCTTCAGGCGGACCCAGAGCTTTGAGACGAAGCTTTTGCCCGACACGCGGGTCATCATCTTCGGGACAGGAACAAGCACAAGATCTCTCCATGCGTTGCACGATCCGCCGCGTGTTTTTTTCTGGATTACGTGACGTCCAAAGAGAGCCCTTTTTGGCTTGCGTCAGTGTCCCAGGGCAACGCCGTTACCAATAGACCTACCGCACACCCAATGACAACGTCGTCTGCGGGTGCTTTCGCCTCAGCGGTAAGCGTTTTCTCCATCAATGTGCGGTATCACAGAGGTTTGTCTCCGATCGTCTGACCCACGATCCGCTCGTCCTGGGTCATGAGTCTTAAGCCTGCTCGATGTTTACCGCAGGCTTATTCTTAGGATAGTTGTAAGGAACTAAGATAGATCCACTGCCACCAAGGGCCAAAGTGGGACTTTCGAGAGCCAGACCACAGGGGATTTTCCCGTCAGCCGGATGGAATCGGTTCGTCCGCTGGCACTTGGGTCGATCCTGAATGTCGAAAGCACGGCCTCGAAGAGATCCAAAGGCTACAAGATTTCTTTTCCAACTGTTGGGCTAGTTGGAGAAGGTTGCCGATCAAACGAGCGTCCCGAGAAACTTCCACAACTTGGTGGAACCACCGGAAAAAAACAAAACGGGTTCCAAGTGTTGCAAAAGACTAAATCGCGTCTTATTGCGAGTGGACTTCCCACTTTGTTTGCCCGCCGATCGTACTGGGCTTTTTGCAAGCGCGCTCCTACCCCGTAGACTCTCACATCCAGGCTAGCTGGTGCCGCTGCCTCATCCCAAGCTGCGCTAGGCATCTGGCAACCAGCACGGGCGCGCCTTGGAAGGGGAGCCTCATCCTCAGACACCTATGCGCGCGGGAAACTCGGGCGAGGAAAGACGATCAGGGGCTTGCGCGGCGCTTTTTGGCCGGTCCCGATTACCCACAGCCATTGGCTTCCCGGCCGCGTCGTTTCCTGCAAGAGGCTCGTTGCGGAAAATCGTAAGTTCGTTACATTAGCTCCAGCTATGATCAAGCGACTCTTTTTACTAGGGCTTACCAACCTTGCCGTCATAGTTCTTTTGACCCTTGTGGTTAGCCTTCTGGGGCTGGATCAGAGGCTTGGCTTTGATCCGAAGTCCCTCATGGTCTTCGCGCTGGTTCTGGGATTTTCTGGAAGTCTTTTCTCGCTCTTCATCTCCAAGTGGATGGCCAAGATGGCCTACCAGATCCGGGTGATTGAAGAACCCAGAAACGCGAGCGAGCGGTGGCTCGTTGAAACGGTGCGGGAACAAGCCCGTCGAGCAGGCATAGGCATGCCGGAGGTGGGTGTTTACGAAAGCCCTGAAGTCAACGCCTTTGCCACCGGCGCCTCAAGAAACCATGCGCTTGTGGCCGTTAGCACTGGCCTTCTGGAGCAGCTAAGTCCCCGGGAGGCTGAAGGGGTACTGGCGCACGAGATCACCCACATTAGCAATGGAGACATGGTGACCATGGCTCTACTCCAAGGAGTGCTTAACACCTTTGTCATCTTTGTCTCCTGGGTAATTGGATTTCTCTTTGATCGGCTGCTTACTCGCCGGGATGATCGGGAAGATTGGGGTTTTGGTGGAATTGGTCTGGGCTTTTATGTGGGGCGCTTTCTTTCGGAAATGTGCCTGGGACTTCTTGCTACCCTGATCGTCATGTGGTACTCCCGCCAGAGAGAATTCCGGGCCGATGCCGGGAGCGCTCGGATTTGGGGGAAAGACGCGATTCTCTCGGCGCTGCGGCATCTCAAGGCCATTATGGAGCATGAACCCATTCTCGATAACCGTGCGCCTTCGCTATCGGCTTTCAAGATCAACGGGCACAGCGGCGGCGGTCTCGTGGCGTTGCTCGCGAGCCATCCACCGTTAGAGGAACGGATTGCAGCTCTGGAACGCCTCCAGATCTAGAAACAGCCTCTCGGAATGCTCGGAGGGGGGAAAAGGACCGACTTTGCGTCCCTGGTGCACTAGGTTTTGCTTCCTTGGGCCGCTATTTTTTCAATGGCTTTTTGAATTTCCCAAGGATCGCCCAGATACCTCCCAGGACCCTTTGGCACACCGTCCGTTCCGAGTGAGTATACCAAGGGAAAGCCGGTCGGAATATTCAACTCGACAACTTCCTTAGGAGATAACTGTTCCAAATGCATGACCAGGGCACGGAGACTATTCCCGTGCGCAGAAACAACCACCGTGTGGTAGCGGTGCAATGCTGGAAGGATCTCCTTATCCCAATAAGGTAGAACACGCAGGAGCGTATCTCGCAGGCTCTCTGCCCTAGGAAGAAGCTCCGGCGGAACTTCCCGGTAGCGGGGATCCCATTGCGGATGCCGTGGATCCTCTAGCTCCAAGGGTGGAGGTGCCGACTCGAAGGATCTCCGCCACTTCCGGAAT from Candidatus Methylacidithermus pantelleriae includes the following:
- the gpmA gene encoding 2,3-diphosphoglycerate-dependent phosphoglycerate mutase, giving the protein MILVLLRHGESLWNQEGRFTGWTDVDLSPEGYREAERAGELLRQAGFYPEVAFSSVLKRAIRTLWIVLDRTDRMWVPVFLSWRLNERHYGSLQGLKKAEVLASYGEEQFRKWRRSFESAPPPLELEDPRHPQWDPRYREVPPELLPRAESLRDTLLRVLPYWDKEILPALHRYHTVVVSAHGNSLRALVMHLEQLSPKEVVELNIPTGFPLVYSLGTDGVPKGPGRYLGDPWEIQKAIEKIAAQGSKT
- a CDS encoding nicotinate phosphoribosyltransferase, giving the protein MIQSGFLTDLYELLMVQAYLQSGLVGTAVFEFFCRNLPPNRNFLLAVGLETVLDFLQEIHFEQEGLEWLEKTGRFSSETLEYLRGFRFQGDVYAMDEGTPFFAQEPVVQVVAPLPQAQLIESRLINLLHYQILVASKAVRCRLVAKEKRLVEFGLRRAHGGEAALLAARASYAAGFDATSNVLAGRLYGIPISGTMAHSFILAHDREEDAFMAFARANRSEVVFLLDTYDTEKAAQSLAKIGPLLTREGIRIRGVRLDSGNLGEHARRVREILDSAGFHHVEIFASGNLDEHRVGELVAQSAPIDGFGVGTAMDTSSDAPYLDCAYKLQEYEGKPRRKRSEGKETWAGRKQVYRVWGRDGVASKDILALAGERVEGEPLLRPVMKDGKRLYAARPLDEIRRNVLEQLDRLPEGLRELTSSPIPYRVEISPGLASLQTHL
- the htpX gene encoding protease HtpX — encoded protein: MKRLFLLGLTNLAVIVLLTLVVSLLGLDQRLGFDPKSLMVFALVLGFSGSLFSLFISKWMAKMAYQIRVIEEPRNASERWLVETVREQARRAGIGMPEVGVYESPEVNAFATGASRNHALVAVSTGLLEQLSPREAEGVLAHEITHISNGDMVTMALLQGVLNTFVIFVSWVIGFLFDRLLTRRDDREDWGFGGIGLGFYVGRFLSEMCLGLLATLIVMWYSRQREFRADAGSARIWGKDAILSALRHLKAIMEHEPILDNRAPSLSAFKINGHSGGGLVALLASHPPLEERIAALERLQI
- a CDS encoding nicotinamidase codes for the protein MEETIGPGDALVVVDVQKDFLPGGRLAVPGGDAIIPVLNRYIELFHRKGLPVIATRDWHPPNHCSFKEEGGPWPSHCVAGTEGARFPESLRLPESVCIISKATRKDCEAYSGFEGTSLEEELRALGVRRLFVGGLATEYCVARTVLDGLERGFEVVVLTDAVRSLDAHPGDGEKALKQMQARGASLWPGKDKATREG